One Aegilops tauschii subsp. strangulata cultivar AL8/78 chromosome 7, Aet v6.0, whole genome shotgun sequence genomic window carries:
- the LOC109760034 gene encoding acyl transferase 10 produces the protein MGVFAVTKVSEGPVRPSAATPSETLPLAWVDRYPTHRGLVESVHVYRDAVPETVDAGAEEKKRKPPAAVVRGALADALVHYYPFAGRIVEGEDTRRPAVLCSAEGVYFVEATANCTLADVSFLERPLLLGKDQLVPYPTPELWAVEPQNSLAMIQVTAFTCGGFVIGLRTNHAVADGTGAAQFLNAIGDLARGLPEPRVKPVWGRDRFPDPDIKPGPLPELPALALEYIAFDFPVAYLDKIKSQYSEFTGGKHCSGFDIVIAKLWQCRTRAIGPVVVPGADVKLCFFASARHVLKLEPGYWGNAIFPVKVSAPAEKVAGSSVVEIVGVVREAKRRMAEECLSWAECRTGGRDPFQMTFDYESVYVSDWSKLGFSDVDYGYGTPMTAGPLVNCDLIASVIVMKAPAPLAGTRLLASCVTKEHADDFAGLMREDLG, from the exons ATGGGTGTCTTTGCCGTGACCAAGGTGTCCGAGGGTCCCGTCCGGCCATCCGCCGCGACGCCGTCGGAGACCCTGCCACTCGCGTGGGTTGACCGGTATCCGACGCACCGCGGCCTCGTCGAGTCCGTGCATGTGTACCGCGACGCCGTGCCCGAGACGGTGGACGCCGGCGCGgaagagaagaagaggaagccCCCGGCGGCCGTCGTGCGCGGCGCGCTCGCGGACGCGCTGGTGCACTACTACCCTTTCGCCGGCCGAATCGTGGAAGGCGAGgacacgcgccgccccgccgtgCTGTGCTCCGCCGAGGGCGTCTACTTCGTCGAGGCCACCGCGAACTGCACGCTCGCCGACGTCAGCTTCCTGGAGCGGCCCCTGCTGCTCGGCAAGGACCAGCTCGTGCCGTACCCGACGCCGGAGCTCTGGGCCGTCGAGCCGCAAAACAGCCTTGCCATGATACAG GTCACGGCGTTTACCTGCGGCGGCTTCGTGATCGGCCTGCGCACCAACCACGCGGTGGCCGACGGCACGGGCGCGGCCCAGTTCCTGAACGCCATCGGCGACCTTGCCCGCGGCCTCCCGGAGCCCCGCGTCAAGCCGGTCTGGGGGCGCGACCGCTTCCCCGACCCGGACATCAAGCCCGGCCCGCTCCCGGAGCTGCCGGCGCTGGCCCTCGAGTACATCGCGTTCGACTTCCCGGTCGCCTACCTCGACAAGATCAAGTCGCAGTACTCCGAGTTCACCGGCGGCAAGCACTGCTCCGGCTTCGACATCGTCATCGCCAAGCTCTGGCAGTGCCGGACGCGGGCCATCGGCCCGGTCGTAGTCCCCGGCGCGGACGTCAAGCTCTGCTTCTTCGCCAGCGCCCGCCACGTGCTAAAGCTGGAGCCGGGATACTGGGGCAACGCCATCTTCCCGGTGAAGGTGTCGGCGCCGGCGGAGAAGGTCGCCGGCTCGTCGGTGGTCGAGATTGTCGGGGTGGTCCGCGAAGCGAAGCGACGCATGGCGGAGGAGTGTCTGAGCTGGGCCGAGTGCCGCACCGGCGGCCGCGACCCGTTCCAGATGACGTTCGACTACGAGTCGGTGTACGTGTCGGACTGGAGTAAGCTCGGGTTCTCGGACGTGGACTACGGGTACGGCACCCCAATGACGGCCGGCCCGCTGGTGAACTGCGACCTCATCGCGTCGGTCATCGTCATGAAGGCGCCGGCGCCGCTCGCCGGCACGCGGCTGCTCGCGAGCTGCGTCACCAAGGAACACGCCGACGACTTCGCTGGTCTGATGAGGGAGGACCTCGGATGa